A single region of the Devosia sp. FJ2-5-3 genome encodes:
- a CDS encoding VOC family protein, with protein MQFTSLYPLIQVRNVSATAEFYRDHFGFAPVFESDWYVQLRGPSAAGHELAIIAYDHESIPPEGREPTRGVILSLEVDDAAEIAAVLEAAGVRIAQPLRDEVFGQRHVIVADPNGILIDIITPIEPDADWLAAQQG; from the coding sequence ATGCAATTCACCAGCCTTTACCCGTTGATCCAGGTTCGCAACGTGTCAGCGACCGCCGAATTTTACCGTGACCATTTCGGTTTTGCCCCGGTCTTCGAGAGCGATTGGTATGTGCAGTTGCGCGGACCATCCGCCGCCGGGCACGAGCTGGCCATTATCGCCTATGACCATGAGTCCATTCCGCCCGAGGGCCGTGAGCCGACGCGGGGCGTCATCCTCTCCTTAGAGGTGGACGACGCGGCGGAGATCGCTGCCGTGCTCGAAGCGGCGGGCGTGCGGATTGCCCAGCCCCTGCGCGACGAGGTGTTCGGCCAGCGCCATGTGATCGTCGCCGACCCGAATGGCATTCTCATCGACATTATCACGCCCATCGAGCCGGATGCGGACTGGCTTGCCGCGCAGCAAGGCTGA
- a CDS encoding NAD(P)/FAD-dependent oxidoreductase — translation MQDIVIIGGSFAGLAAAMQLGRARRRVIVLDTGLNRNRYAEAAHNFLGHDGTPPAELLHKARHQLQAYPSVKLVSARADSVSGEADAFQIETASGETIAGRRLIFSHGIVDDFPPIPGFAESWGKTVIHCPFCHGFEVAGKRWGLVYSSPMSLHATSLYGDWTDDISLFLDGHSLNAEERSRLEMRGIKIHDARLTAIEHDKGQLRSVLLADGAEIQLDALYAHPRNRPSADFHTQLGLATKETPTGIMLAVDDKGATSRPGIYAAGDLVSGMHSISFASASASLAAMGAQSSMLA, via the coding sequence ATGCAGGATATCGTCATCATTGGAGGCAGCTTTGCCGGGCTCGCCGCCGCCATGCAGCTCGGGCGCGCGCGCCGCCGGGTCATTGTGCTCGACACCGGGCTCAACCGGAACCGCTATGCCGAGGCGGCACATAATTTTCTGGGCCATGACGGCACGCCGCCGGCAGAACTCCTGCACAAGGCGCGCCACCAATTGCAGGCCTATCCAAGTGTAAAACTGGTCTCGGCGCGGGCCGACAGCGTGTCGGGCGAAGCCGATGCTTTCCAGATCGAAACGGCGTCAGGCGAAACCATCGCGGGGCGCCGGCTGATCTTCAGCCATGGCATTGTCGACGACTTCCCGCCCATTCCAGGCTTTGCCGAGAGCTGGGGCAAGACGGTGATCCATTGCCCCTTCTGCCATGGCTTTGAAGTGGCGGGCAAACGCTGGGGGCTGGTCTATTCCTCGCCCATGTCGCTTCATGCCACATCGCTCTATGGCGACTGGACGGACGATATTTCCCTCTTCCTCGATGGCCACAGCCTCAACGCCGAGGAGCGAAGCAGGCTCGAAATGCGTGGGATCAAGATCCATGACGCAAGGCTGACTGCTATCGAACACGACAAGGGACAGCTGCGCAGCGTCCTCCTGGCCGATGGCGCAGAAATCCAACTCGACGCGCTCTACGCCCATCCGCGCAACCGGCCTTCTGCCGATTTCCATACGCAGCTGGGGCTCGCAACCAAGGAGACGCCGACCGGCATCATGCTGGCGGTCGACGACAAGGGCGCCACCTCGCGGCCCGGCATCTATGCCGCCGGCGATCTCGTCAGCGGCATGCATTCGATCAGCTTTGCCAGTGCGTCCGCCTCGCTGGCGGCCATGGGCGCGCAAAGCTCGATGCTGGCCTAG
- a CDS encoding aldo/keto reductase: protein MTYRADNARYDSMVYRRAGRSGLKLPAISLGLWQNFGGTRDYPSAMEILGYAFDQGITHFDLANNYGPPAGSSEELFGQVMARDFRPYRDEMIISTKAGYNMWPGPYGEWGSRKYLLASLDQSLKRLGLDYVDIFYSHRFDPDTPLEETMGALAHAVKSGKALYVGISSYPEAQTREAHRLLKEMGVATTLHQPSYSVLNRWIENDHTIDACGDLGIGVIAFSPLAQGVLSGKYNSGNVAGTRGENPQGSLRASHIEPRVLAAVDRLGEIAAARGQTMVQLALAWVLRRPEMTSALIGVRTLDQLKDNLGALDNLDFSPEELAAIDDATRDGLMELQPRPQGWLR from the coding sequence ATGACTTATCGCGCGGATAACGCACGCTATGACAGCATGGTCTATCGCCGGGCAGGGCGGTCTGGCCTCAAGCTGCCGGCGATCAGCCTCGGGCTCTGGCAGAATTTTGGCGGCACGCGCGACTATCCCTCCGCCATGGAAATCCTGGGCTATGCCTTCGACCAGGGCATCACCCATTTCGACCTCGCCAATAATTACGGGCCGCCGGCCGGCTCGTCGGAGGAATTGTTCGGGCAGGTGATGGCGCGCGATTTTCGGCCCTATCGCGATGAGATGATCATCTCGACCAAGGCGGGTTATAATATGTGGCCCGGGCCCTATGGCGAATGGGGAAGCCGGAAATATCTGCTCGCCAGCCTCGACCAGAGCCTCAAACGCCTGGGGCTCGACTATGTCGACATCTTCTATTCCCACCGCTTTGATCCCGACACGCCGCTCGAGGAAACCATGGGCGCGCTCGCTCATGCAGTGAAATCGGGCAAGGCGCTCTATGTGGGGATCTCATCCTACCCGGAAGCCCAGACCCGCGAAGCCCATCGCCTCCTCAAGGAAATGGGCGTCGCCACGACGCTCCACCAGCCCAGCTATTCCGTTCTCAACCGCTGGATCGAGAACGATCACACCATCGATGCCTGTGGCGACCTCGGCATCGGCGTGATCGCTTTCTCGCCGCTGGCGCAGGGCGTGCTGTCCGGCAAATACAATTCCGGCAATGTCGCCGGCACGCGCGGGGAAAACCCGCAGGGCTCGCTGCGCGCCAGCCATATCGAGCCGCGGGTTCTGGCAGCGGTGGATCGACTGGGCGAGATCGCTGCCGCCCGTGGCCAGACCATGGTGCAATTGGCCCTGGCCTGGGTGCTGCGGCGCCCCGAAATGACCTCGGCGCTGATCGGCGTGCGCACGCTCGACCAGCTCAAGGACAATCTCGGGGCGCTCGACAATCTCGATTTCAGTCCCGAGGAGCTGGCCGCTATCGACGACGCCACGCGGGACGGGCTGATGGAATTGCAGCCCCGTCCACAAGGCTGGCTGCGCTGA